From the Scomber scombrus chromosome 22, fScoSco1.1, whole genome shotgun sequence genome, the window gtcagtTTCATTTCGTAAGCATGCATGCTGGAATTTCATGCATGGATTAACTTGCCAGTTATCTTACAAACTTTGAATGTATGCTTCAAGGTGATGAGCCATATTACttgaaattaatatattttctgtctctttgtatCTTTTCTGGTAGTTGTATACAATGTTTGTTACCAGCAATTAAGATAGgataagatattccttcatTAGTCCCACGGTGGGGAAATATTATAGCAGTATGTggatagtaaaaaataaaaagagcaacaataaaaagaataaataagtaagatacaatacaataaactaaaccaaattaaagattaaatgtCGTATTGTACTTACTAGAATGTTGTGTGAATGCTTTAGGTTAGAGTTAAAGAATGCTCTCAGACTACAGGAACGACAGGCTTACCTTTGGTAGGTAGACCTTGCCTGCTGTTGTTACTGCAAAGACGTTTCCATCGGTCCCCACCTCAACCATTTTCGCACTTATCCCTGACACATACACCCAGCCATACACGCCACAGGTGGTTGGTTTGACTCTCTGTCATAAGAGGCATACATAGAATTGTGTGAATGGAGTTAATGTTATTATATGATAATGAGATTTCACTGGCGCTGCAGTGTCTAACCGTGACGTAAAGTCGGTAGCTTGAGTCCACTCCCCAGCATCCATACAGTGGGCCGCAGCTGATGTACTTCAAAGTCCTTGCCATAGAAGTCCAGCTGAGGGAGCCTGTTCCCCTGTAGGCCATCGCTGTGGCACTTCTCAGACAGTAGGCGGCGTTGGAGCTGGTGTATATTCCAGCAACCTGGCCATCACCTCCAGCATCCACCTGCTGCATTGTCAATCCTGTAGACACACATAGGTACATAGTCAGTTGTAAATATGTGAAATGCATACTGAAAAACATGGTTAGTCTCTCAGAACAGAGTACTGCATGAGCGCTATTATATTATTTAGTAAACTTGATTCAACTCATCACATTTCAtcatgtgaaaataatgatgaaaaaaataatcatagtTACCAGTAGATGGAAGAAATCTGCCAGATACATATTTGTTGACTTTGTTCGAGATGTCAACTCCCCACAGTCCTGCAGGTCCCACCGAGACATGCTTGACTCTAGTTGTGCCCAGATTGTACCAGCGTGAACCAATCAGGAAATACGCATAATTGCTGGTGGTTGTGGCGACGACTTTCCCCTGCCCAGCATCAATCTGTTTGACGTTATACAGCCGTGGAGCCTCGCTGCAGGTCCAGGCTGTGAAGACAAAATCATCATTGATGCGAGTGGATACTATATATCcatttaaagagaaacaaaatccaatATTTTCACCTTAAATTGCTACAACAAATAACTTtattggatttaaaaatgttgtaaacaaCAGGACCTACCATGACTGACGGCCAGGTGACATAGCACAAGCAAAAAGGCTGCGGCAGCTTTCATGATGTCTCTGTTTGGGAGTCTGTACCCTGCAGTGCACCTCTGGATGTACCTCTGTATCTCTGTGGAGTTTGAGTCCAACATCCCATCAGGTTGGTCTGGCTTATATACTCTAGATCCATAGATCTGAACCACGTGCTTAACTATAGCCAAAACTGGTTCTGCAGTCACTTCAGGGAAGTTATGAGGAAATGTGGAATAATTATATGACTGGAAAGTACTGATATGTTAATTGACAcccacacatttaaaaaaaaaaaaaaaaaagatatgccACAGGTGCATCATTCATAAACCTTTTCATGTATTTCTAATGTGAATGTATTATTGCCCCAACAATCAGAAAATGATTGCAGGAAAAAAACGAAAACGTTTCTGTTGTTCTTTTGTTCATTtctataatgtatttatttatttatttatttatttcacaatcATACTATTTTATCTCTTCTTCAAAAAAAACGACATGCATCCAATAGTTAAAACCGCAGCTTTTAGAATGACTACAGTCAAATGCTTATCATTCATTATGTATATTGAAGTGCAGATATATAGCCAATTTATAATAGTAGTATTAAAAGGTCCAATGCACAGATTTTCAGGTTGATCCGTGTGGTTCTAATGTGGGTACCTTAATGTGAATTACATCAAACCTTCTGTGTTTTCAAATGTCTGTCTTCATGCAACTGCACAGGTCTGCCAGGCTCTGGATATCAACACAaacttaaaaaacacttttcctcATCTTTTGGAGTGGTGCCTGAAAGGACAAAAATGAGCTGGTGTGCAGCTCTCAATAAGTTAGCAACAATCCACATTAAGTTCGGTGCACTGTTTTGTGATCCTTGTGCAATGgtactaaataattaaattagaaaaaaacattttgttctgttAATGCCATGCCAGCTTTGTCTCTGCTAACAGGTCGCTCTGCAAGGAAACTAATTTAGCACCTTCATTCTATAAACCATCAGTGGCTTTGCTCTAGGGGAATCTACAACATTTTTCTCAGGTCACATTGCACCCATTTTCAACAGAAATTTGCATACTTCACTACATAGGTGATACAGttcatcatattcatatttacagcGCTGAAATCATTTGTTAATTACACGTCCTAACTGGTTTTGCAAGAATTCCGGGACACCATGCGGAAATTTTGACTATTTACTGTAACTGCTCATTTCAAATATTCACCTAGTTTGCCAGCGTCTATTATACACCCTGCATATTTTACATACTTTACAGGGGAATGTTTTTGTTACAGACAGCTTTCATGATGTCTCTGTTTGGGAGTCTGTACCCTGCAGTGAACCTCTGGATGTACCTCTGTATCTCTGTGGAGCTGGAGTCCAACATCCCATCAGGTTGGTCTGGCTTATATACTCTAGATCCATAGATCTGAACCACATGCTTAACTACGGCCAAAAACTGGTTCTGCAGTCACTTCAGGGGAGTTATGAGGGAATGTGGAGTaattacactgaacaaaaatataaacgcaacacttttgtttttgctcacatttttcatgagct encodes:
- the LOC134004706 gene encoding fish-egg lectin-like, producing the protein MKAAAAFLLVLCHLAVSHAWTCSEAPRLYNVKQIDAGQGKVVATTTSNYAYFLIGSRWYNLGTTRVKHVSVGPAGLWGVDISNKVNKYVSGRFLPSTGLTMQQVDAGGDGQVAGIYTSSNAAYCLRSATAMAYRGTGSLSWTSMARTLKYISCGPLYGCWGVDSSYRLYVTRVKPTTCGVYGWVYVSGISAKMVEVGTDGNVFAVTTAGKVFNRYGISSSRPQGSGWRFVSMCVAIKHLSYDLGTLWVVTTSGFTMRCTH